The genomic interval TACTCCTCGCCGTCCCACGGACCTGGTTCGGTTCCGGAGGAATCGCGGGAGGCAGCCACACAACGAGTCTATGGGTCGCCCCGCCGGGCCGTTCACGCCGGGACGAAGCGAACCTCGAACAGGACCGGCCAGTACTTGCCGGTGATCAGGAACCGGTCGGTGCCGGGGATCTGGGCGATTCCGTTGAGCACGTCGACACCGGCGCGCTCGGTCGGCGAGAGCAGCCCGCCCGCGTCGATATCGCCCAGCACCGCGCCGCTCTCGGGATCGATGCGCAGGATGTGGTCGGTGTGCCAGACATTGGCGTAGACCGAACCGTCTGCGGCGCAATCCAGTTCGTTGAGCCTGGCGTTGTGGTGGCTGGTGAGCCGGATCGAGCCGACCGCGTCGAAGGTGACCGGGTCGCGGAAGGTGAGGGTGTCGCTGCCGTCGCTCATCACCAGGCGGTCGCCGCGGGTGCACAGGCCCCAGCCCTCGCCGTCGTAGTGGACGCGGCCGCGCTCGGCCAGGGTGATCGGGTCGCGGGCGAAGGCGGTTTCGTTCTTCCAGGTGAGTTGCCACACAGTGGAGCTCGCGCGGGTGATGCCCTCGCCGAAGTATTCGGCGGGCAGTTCGGCGCGCGCGGTGCGGCCCGCGTCGGTCAGGTCGGTGACGCGCACCTCGGAGCGGCCCGCGAGACCGGTGCTCTCGTAGAGCAGGCCGTCGTGGATTTCCAGGCCCTCGGTGAACGCGCCGCGGTCGTGCGGGCGGGTCGCCACCACCTCGACACGCAGCGGCGGAGCGCTGTCCGGGCGGTCACAGGCGACGGTTCCGGTGACCACCGCGGCCAGCAAGATCGGTCCGGTCGCGGCCCACGCACGGCGTTTGCGCTTCATACGGCAAAATGTA from Nocardia wallacei carries:
- a CDS encoding glutaminyl-peptide cyclotransferase gives rise to the protein MKRKRRAWAATGPILLAAVVTGTVACDRPDSAPPLRVEVVATRPHDRGAFTEGLEIHDGLLYESTGLAGRSEVRVTDLTDAGRTARAELPAEYFGEGITRASSTVWQLTWKNETAFARDPITLAERGRVHYDGEGWGLCTRGDRLVMSDGSDTLTFRDPVTFDAVGSIRLTSHHNARLNELDCAADGSVYANVWHTDHILRIDPESGAVLGDIDAGGLLSPTERAGVDVLNGIAQIPGTDRFLITGKYWPVLFEVRFVPA